In Solanum pennellii chromosome 7, SPENNV200, the following are encoded in one genomic region:
- the LOC107025229 gene encoding ATP-dependent helicase rhp16-like: MDLRIPDERGEGTDADQRRRVKFWKDNREKVQKQRGSVLKWETVEEEMDEVILKNYSDNSDNISLAETAEPPSDLILPLLRYQKEWLAWSIKQEESTFKGGILADEMGMGKTVQAIALVLAQRELKKAASASSTLSSSPSTSQELPTVKGTLVVCPAIGALQWFREIENCTTKDSNKILLYHGTNRGKFTSNLEEYDFVITTYSTIQADYRPKKSKQKSKNSKLCDDGSSDNSVSVAEDMSRRKSVLHSVKWDRIILDEAHQIKSVSNATTKAVLALESSYKWALTGTPLQNCIGELYSLVRFLQVTPYAYYFCENCNCSGLDLSFSDKCPQCRPWPCRRGCHFLWWKKYIEKPSANKRYMSERMHGDAMILLKHKILKSIMLRRTKKERVVDLSLPMKNVFMRKNSLDVDEFNYYKSLHNRSREQLDRYVEDGILMNNYAHVFAMITRLRQAADHRYLVMYSRKELASGNKKAGDVEQSCHLCHDAVEDPVVTCCRHVFCRACMIDLDEGVMEATCPSCTKPLAFDFTGNKDKGDSSSKPAVKGFRSSSILNKIQLDKFKTSTKIEALKEEISDMFQRDCSAKGIVFSQFTAFLDLIQYSLELCGINCIQLVGSMSIAARDAVLKRFTEDANCKILLMSLKTGGVALNLTVASHVFIMDPWWNPAVEQQAQDRVHRIGQYKPVMIVRFVIENTTEERILELQEKKKLLFEGTIGGSSEASGKLTNEDLMSLLY; the protein is encoded by the exons ATGGATCTTCGAATTCCAG ACGAAAGGGGTGAAGGTACGGATGCGGATCAAAGACGCCGTGTCAAATTCTGGAAAGACAATCGTGAGAAAGTACAAAAGCAAAGGGGATCAGTTTTGAAATGGGAGACAGTGGAAGAAGAAATGGATGAAGTCATTCTTAAGAATTATTCAGATAATTCTGATAACATCTCGCTTGCTGAAACTGCTGAGCCACCATCAGATTTGATCTTGCCGCTTTTGAGGTACCAAAAGGAGTGGTTGGCTTGGTCAATAAAGCAAGAAGAATCTACATTCAAGGGGGGTATTCTTGCTGATGAAATGGGAATGGGGAAGACGGTTCAAGCCATAGCACTTGTGCTTGCTCAACGTGAATTAAAGAAAGCAGCTAGTGCTTCCAGTACATTGTCGTCTTCACCAAGTACTTCCCAGGAACTCCCAACAGTAAAAGGAACTCTTGTTGTATGTCCTGCGATTGGAGCATTGCAATGGTTCCGAGAGATTGAAAATTGCACCACTAAAGACAGCAACAAAATTCTTCTTTATCATGGCACCAACAGGGGGAAATTTACGTCCAACCTGGAGGAATATGATTTTGTCATTACGACATACTCCACTATCCAGGCTGACTATAGGCCAAAAAAGTCAAAGCAGAAGAGCAAGAACTCAAAATTGTGTGACGATGGTTCTAGTGATAATTCAGTCAGTGTTGCTGAAGATATGTCCAGAAGGAAGTCAGTTCTGCATTCAGTGAAGTGGGATCGTATCATTTTGGACGAG GCTCATCAAATCAAATCTGTAAGCAATGCCACCACAAAAGCGGTTCTTGCTTTAGAATCTTCTTATAAGTGGGCCTTAACTGGTACACCCCTGCAAAACTGCATTGGAGAATTGTACTCACTT GTCCGTTTTTTACAAGTTACTCCTTATGCTTATTACTTTTGCGAAAATTGTAATTGCAGCGGACTTGATTTAAG CTTCTCTGATAAATGCCCACAGTGCCGTCCCTGGCCTTGCCGACGTGGATGCCACTTCCTATGGTGGAAGAAA tATATTGAAAAACCTTCAGCGAATAAGCGGTACATGTCCGAGAGGATGCATGGAGATGCTATGATTTTGTTGAAGCACAAAATTCTGAAAAGCATAATGCTAAGACGTACCAAAAAGGAAAGAGTTGTTGATCTTTCACTTCCCATGAAGAAT GTTTTTATGAGAAAAAACTCTTTGGACGTGGATGAATTTAACTACTACAAGTCATTGCACAATAGAAGTCGAGAACAGCTCGATAG ATATGTCGAGGATGGAATTCTGATGAATAACTATGCTCACGTTTTTGCTATGATCACACGCCTACGGCAG GCAGCTGATCATCGCTACCTTGTGATGTACTCTAGAAAAGAATTGGCTAGTGGAAATAAAAAGGCTGGAGATGTTGAACAATCATGTCACTTATGTCATGATGCAGTGGAAGATCCAGTA GTTACTTGTTGTAGGCACGTGTTTTGCAGGGCGTGTATGATAGATTTAGATGAAGGAGTAATGGAAGCGACATGCCCTTCATGTACCAAACCCCTCGCATTTGACTTCACTGGAAATAAAGATAAGGGAGATTCTAGTTCTAAACCTGCTGTCAAAGGGTTTAGGTCTTCAAGtatattgaataaaattcaGCTTGATAAATTCAAGACAAGCACTAAAATAGAAGCTTTG AAGGAAGAAATTAGCGACATGTTTCAAAGAGACTGTTCTGCAAAAGGAATAGTTTTTAGCCAGTTCACAGCGTTTTTGGATCTGATACAGTATTCTCTTGAG TTGTGTGGCATCAATTGTATTCAATTAGTTGGATCCATGTCTATTGCCGCAAGAGATGCTGTACTTAAAAGATTCACTGAGGATGCAAATTGCAAGATATTGCTTATGAGCTTAAAGACTGGAGGTGTTGCCCTCAATCTTACAGTTGCATCACAT GTTTTCATAATGGATCCTTGGTGGAATCCTGCAGTGGAGCAGCAAGCCCAGGATAGAGTCCATCGAATAGGGCAATATAAACCAGTCAT GATTGTGAGATTTGTGATTGAGAATACAACTGAAGAGAGAATCTTAGAGTTAcaagagaagaagaaattacTTTTTGAAGG GACAATTGGTGGTTCTTCAGAGGCCTCAGGAAAGCTAACAAACGAGGACTTGATGTCCCTGTTGTATTAG